One Methylobacterium sp. AMS5 genomic region harbors:
- a CDS encoding alginate export family protein produces MKRSVLCASLLAGASIPLFIGPVLAQSGPFAGPLETRPVTATEAATATMQAGIAASRKKQDGPYFAAQPSKPPNFLYKGFGEPENWRISGSFRPRVEGIANQFRPVPTFASNDILNSYLTTLHAEYGIKGPVRIGVELFDSRGYFQQRNSSAFTTEINALEPGQAYLNFDTGDLGDEGSKSNLTVGRFTKNIGSRRLVSRQQFRNTINAYTGVSFDWQGVGKDKFTALWVMPHTRLPDDLNGILDNGIEFDRESLDLQLFGASYTFAGIFGGTFELYGYGLYEQDSGTGLRSVQTRDRRLFTPGLRLARQPRVGEFDYDFEGIYQTGLARETAAAADLRDLTVSAYFVHAEVGYTLDHAWKPRFSLHYDHASGDRNNDGKFTRFDTLFGARRFEYGPTGLYGPVQRANLISPSIRAEITPSPVWDAFIAYRPLWLESATDTFAATLIRDRTGRSGTFAGHQIEGRLRYWIIPNEMILDTGLAYLAKGDFLRNAPNAPDTGDTFYGYLNTTLFF; encoded by the coding sequence GTGAAGCGGTCGGTTCTCTGCGCGTCGTTACTTGCCGGCGCCTCCATTCCCCTCTTCATCGGTCCGGTGCTGGCCCAGAGCGGCCCCTTTGCCGGCCCCCTGGAAACACGGCCCGTCACGGCCACGGAGGCCGCGACCGCCACGATGCAGGCGGGGATCGCCGCGTCCCGCAAGAAGCAGGACGGCCCCTACTTCGCGGCCCAGCCGTCCAAGCCGCCGAACTTCCTCTACAAGGGGTTCGGTGAGCCGGAGAACTGGCGCATCAGCGGCTCGTTCCGGCCGCGGGTGGAGGGCATCGCCAACCAGTTCCGCCCGGTCCCGACCTTCGCTTCCAACGACATCCTGAACTCGTACCTCACCACGCTGCACGCGGAGTACGGGATCAAGGGCCCGGTCCGCATCGGGGTCGAGCTGTTCGACAGCCGCGGCTACTTCCAGCAGCGCAACTCCTCCGCCTTCACCACGGAGATCAACGCCCTCGAACCGGGCCAGGCCTATCTCAACTTCGACACCGGCGATCTCGGTGACGAGGGCTCCAAGAGCAACCTCACGGTCGGCCGCTTCACCAAGAACATCGGCTCGCGCCGCCTCGTCTCGCGCCAGCAATTCCGCAACACCATCAACGCCTATACCGGCGTGAGCTTCGACTGGCAGGGTGTGGGCAAGGACAAGTTCACGGCGCTGTGGGTGATGCCGCACACGCGTCTGCCCGACGACCTGAACGGCATCCTCGACAACGGCATCGAGTTCGACCGCGAGAGCCTGGACCTACAGCTCTTCGGCGCCTCCTACACCTTCGCGGGCATCTTCGGCGGCACGTTCGAACTCTACGGCTACGGCCTCTACGAGCAGGATTCGGGCACCGGCCTGCGCTCGGTCCAGACCCGCGACCGGCGCCTGTTCACCCCCGGCCTGCGTCTGGCCCGCCAGCCGCGGGTCGGCGAGTTCGACTACGATTTCGAGGGGATCTACCAGACCGGGCTGGCTCGCGAGACGGCCGCCGCCGCCGACCTGCGCGACCTGACCGTCTCGGCCTACTTCGTCCACGCCGAGGTCGGCTACACCCTCGATCACGCGTGGAAGCCGCGGTTCTCGTTGCACTACGACCATGCCAGCGGCGACCGGAACAACGACGGCAAGTTCACCCGCTTCGACACGCTGTTCGGTGCCCGGCGCTTCGAGTACGGCCCGACCGGCCTCTACGGCCCGGTGCAGCGCGCCAACCTGATCTCGCCCTCGATCCGCGCCGAGATCACCCCGAGCCCGGTCTGGGACGCCTTCATCGCCTACCGCCCGCTCTGGCTGGAGAGCGCCACCGACACCTTCGCCGCGACCCTGATCCGCGACCGCACCGGCCGCTCCGGCACCTTCGCCGGCCACCAGATCGAGGGGCGCCTGCGCTACTGGATCATCCCCAACGAGATGATCCTCGATACCGGGCTGGCCTATCTCGCCAAGGGCGACTTCCTGCGCAACGCGCCCAACGCGCCCGATACCGGCGACACTTTCTACGGCTATCTCAACACGACGCTGTTCTTCTGA
- a CDS encoding aspartate ammonia-lyase: MAKTASDTKAKHGAKDAAGGQGEVKKSKAAARKAKGIGGTGKKAAKAETKAAAIAAAETAARPDAFGTVAKATVASATAEKPPQEEDLAVATVRKVAMEGAKTRSEHDLLGDGEVPSDALWGIHTKRAVANFPITGVPVGHYPELVRALALVKQAAARANHRLGYLPKGKAKIIDEACTLVATDPAYAEAFVVDAIQGGAGTSTNMNANEVIANVGLRLMGRAPGDYAALHPNDDINMAQSTNDAYPTALRLAVIFATQPLVKALDDLAYAFKSKAVEFADVLKMGRTQLQDAVPMTLGQEFDGFHATIKEDVARLTEIVGLFREVNLGATAIGTGLNADPRYAALAVEELSRLAGQPMVLASNLIEATSDLGAFVLFSGVLKRVAVKLSKICNDLRLLSSGPRTGFGEIRLPAVQAGSSIMPGKVNPVIPEVVNQVAYMVIGHDLTVTLCAEGGQLQLNAFEPTIGYCVLSSLRMLTAAIDTLTKRCIEGIEADRERCRSLVQGSIGLVTALAPTLGYEASSRIARRALRENRTVAELVLEEGLLTEAQLNELLELEAMTHPTRRQKAGTVG, encoded by the coding sequence GTGGCGAAGACGGCATCTGACACCAAGGCCAAGCACGGCGCGAAGGATGCGGCCGGAGGCCAGGGTGAGGTCAAGAAGTCCAAGGCTGCGGCCAGGAAGGCCAAGGGCATAGGCGGCACGGGAAAGAAGGCAGCCAAAGCCGAGACGAAGGCTGCGGCCATCGCGGCGGCCGAGACGGCCGCCCGCCCGGACGCATTCGGGACGGTGGCAAAGGCCACGGTGGCAAGCGCCACGGCGGAGAAACCGCCCCAGGAGGAGGATCTCGCCGTCGCCACCGTGCGCAAGGTGGCGATGGAAGGGGCCAAGACCCGCTCGGAACACGATCTGCTCGGGGATGGCGAGGTGCCGTCCGATGCACTGTGGGGCATCCACACCAAGCGGGCGGTGGCGAACTTCCCGATCACCGGCGTGCCGGTGGGCCATTACCCGGAACTCGTGCGGGCGCTGGCCTTGGTGAAGCAGGCCGCGGCGCGGGCCAACCACCGGCTCGGCTACCTGCCCAAGGGGAAGGCCAAGATCATCGACGAGGCCTGCACCCTCGTCGCGACCGACCCGGCCTACGCCGAAGCCTTCGTGGTCGACGCGATCCAGGGCGGGGCCGGCACCTCGACCAACATGAACGCCAACGAGGTGATCGCCAATGTCGGCCTGAGGCTGATGGGCCGGGCACCGGGCGACTACGCCGCGCTGCATCCCAACGACGACATCAACATGGCGCAATCGACCAACGACGCCTATCCGACGGCGCTGCGGCTCGCGGTGATCTTCGCCACGCAACCACTGGTGAAGGCGCTCGACGACCTCGCCTACGCCTTCAAGAGCAAGGCGGTGGAGTTCGCCGACGTCCTGAAGATGGGCCGGACCCAACTCCAGGACGCGGTGCCGATGACGCTCGGCCAGGAGTTCGACGGCTTCCACGCCACGATCAAGGAGGACGTGGCGCGATTGACCGAGATCGTCGGCCTGTTCCGCGAAGTGAATCTCGGCGCGACCGCAATCGGCACCGGCCTCAACGCAGACCCGCGCTACGCCGCGCTCGCCGTGGAGGAACTGTCGCGGCTCGCCGGCCAGCCGATGGTGCTGGCTTCCAACCTGATCGAGGCGACCTCGGATCTCGGCGCCTTCGTGCTGTTCTCCGGCGTCCTGAAGCGCGTGGCGGTCAAGCTGTCCAAGATCTGCAACGACCTGCGCCTGCTCTCGTCCGGTCCCCGCACCGGTTTCGGCGAAATCCGTCTGCCGGCGGTGCAGGCGGGCTCCTCGATCATGCCGGGCAAGGTCAACCCGGTGATCCCTGAGGTGGTCAACCAAGTCGCCTACATGGTCATCGGCCACGACCTCACCGTGACGCTCTGCGCCGAGGGCGGCCAGCTCCAGCTCAACGCCTTCGAGCCCACCATCGGCTACTGCGTGCTGAGCAGCCTGCGCATGCTGACGGCGGCCATCGACACCCTGACCAAGCGCTGCATCGAGGGCATCGAGGCCGACCGCGAACGCTGCCGCAGCCTCGTCCAGGGCTCGATCGGCCTCGTCACGGCGCTCGCGCCGACGCTCGGCTACGAGGCGAGCTCCCGCATCGCCCGCCGGGCGCTGCGGGAGAACCGGACGGTCGCCGAGCTGGTGCTGGAGGAGGGCCTTCTGACCGAGGCCCAGCTCAACGAATTGCTCGAACTGGAGGCCATGACCCATCCGACCCGGCGGCAGAAGGCCGGAACGGTGGGATGA
- a CDS encoding dicarboxylate/amino acid:cation symporter has translation MSTAATLPTERAPLHKSLFVQVIAGLLAGILVGVLAPGFAGELKVLSDAFLRLIAMIVGPIVFCVVVHGIAGAGDLGKVGRVGVKALIYFEAMTSVALVLGLVLAYLVGPGHGMNIDVANLDAGALGGYADSAQKLQGGGIAHFLLAIIPKTAFDAFARNDVLQVLFFAVLFGVSLALVGGEKARAVSDLIDALSTVLFKAMGLIVRVAPLGVFGAVAYTVGRYGIGSLAQLLSLVALFYLAVALFVFVILGAVMRLAGLSLVKLLIYLREELTIVLGTGSSDAVLPQIMRKLVHLGVKDSTVGLVVPTGYSFNLDAFSIYLTLAVVFIAQATNTPLSFSDLMLVLGVSLVTSKGAHGVPGSAIVILAATLNAVPSIPAIGLVLVLSVDWFVGIARALGNLIGNCVATVVVAAWEGDLDRERAERVLDGRESVEPTAG, from the coding sequence ATGAGCACTGCCGCCACCCTGCCGACCGAGCGGGCCCCGCTCCACAAGTCCCTGTTCGTGCAGGTGATCGCCGGCCTCCTGGCCGGCATCCTCGTCGGCGTGCTGGCGCCCGGCTTCGCCGGGGAGCTGAAGGTCCTGAGCGACGCCTTCCTCCGGCTGATCGCGATGATCGTGGGGCCGATCGTGTTCTGCGTCGTCGTGCACGGCATCGCCGGGGCGGGCGACCTCGGCAAGGTCGGGCGGGTCGGCGTGAAGGCGCTGATCTACTTCGAGGCGATGACGAGCGTGGCCCTCGTGCTCGGGCTCGTGCTCGCCTACCTCGTCGGGCCGGGCCACGGCATGAACATCGATGTGGCCAACCTCGATGCCGGCGCTCTCGGCGGCTACGCCGATTCCGCGCAGAAGCTGCAAGGCGGCGGCATCGCGCATTTCCTCCTCGCCATCATCCCTAAGACCGCCTTCGACGCCTTCGCCCGCAACGACGTCCTGCAGGTGCTGTTCTTCGCCGTGCTGTTCGGGGTGAGCCTCGCGCTGGTCGGCGGCGAGAAGGCCCGGGCGGTCTCGGACCTGATCGACGCTCTGTCCACGGTGCTGTTCAAGGCCATGGGGCTGATCGTGCGGGTGGCCCCGCTCGGGGTGTTCGGCGCCGTCGCCTACACGGTCGGCCGCTACGGCATCGGCTCGCTGGCGCAGCTCCTCTCGCTCGTGGCCCTGTTCTACCTCGCGGTGGCCTTGTTCGTGTTCGTGATCCTCGGCGCGGTGATGCGGCTCGCGGGCCTCAGCCTCGTCAAGCTCCTGATCTATCTGCGCGAGGAGCTGACCATCGTGCTCGGCACCGGCTCCTCCGACGCGGTGCTGCCGCAGATCATGCGCAAGCTCGTGCATCTCGGGGTGAAGGATTCCACCGTCGGCCTCGTGGTGCCCACGGGCTATTCCTTCAACCTCGACGCCTTCTCGATCTACCTGACGCTCGCCGTCGTCTTCATCGCGCAGGCGACCAACACGCCGCTCTCCTTCAGCGACCTGATGCTGGTGCTCGGCGTCTCGCTGGTCACCTCGAAGGGCGCCCACGGCGTGCCGGGCTCGGCCATCGTGATCCTGGCCGCGACCCTGAACGCCGTCCCCTCGATTCCCGCCATCGGCCTCGTGCTGGTGCTCTCGGTCGATTGGTTCGTCGGCATCGCCCGGGCGCTGGGCAACCTGATCGGCAATTGCGTCGCCACCGTCGTCGTCGCCGCCTGGGAGGGCGACCTCGACCGGGAGCGTGCCGAGCGTGTGCTCGACGGCCGGGAGAGTGTGGAGCCCACCGCCGGTTAG
- a CDS encoding SDR family oxidoreductase: MTGTALIAGVGGIVGNNLARHLVAQGWTVEGLARRPPEIAGVTPLPADLLEPEALARTLREREPSHVFITTWLRQPTEAENIRVNAAMVKNLLDALRPGASVRHVALVTGLKHYLGPFESYGQGSLPPTPFREDQPRLPVENFYYAQEDEVFAAAARDGFTWSVHRPHTIVGYALGNAMNMGVTLAVYATLCRETGRPFRFPGSATQWNGLTDVTDARLLARHLEWAALTEAAHNEAFNVVNGDVFRWQWMWGRLAQWFGLTPAPFDGEVNPLEHQLSGAAPLWAEIAQSHGLIEPDLNRLVSAWHTDADLGRPIEVVTDMSKSRRLGFLDYQPSDDAFFALFERLRAARVIP, translated from the coding sequence ATGACGGGAACGGCACTGATCGCGGGCGTGGGCGGCATCGTCGGCAACAACCTCGCCCGGCATCTGGTGGCGCAGGGCTGGACGGTGGAGGGGCTCGCGCGGCGCCCGCCCGAGATCGCCGGCGTCACGCCGCTGCCCGCCGACCTGCTCGAGCCGGAGGCGCTCGCCCGAACGCTCCGGGAGCGGGAGCCGAGCCACGTCTTCATCACCACGTGGCTGCGCCAGCCGACGGAGGCCGAGAACATCCGCGTCAACGCCGCGATGGTGAAGAACCTCCTCGACGCCCTGCGTCCGGGGGCGAGCGTCCGCCACGTGGCACTGGTGACGGGCCTCAAGCACTATCTCGGGCCGTTCGAGAGCTACGGGCAGGGCAGCCTGCCGCCGACGCCCTTCCGCGAGGACCAGCCGCGGCTGCCGGTCGAGAACTTCTACTACGCGCAGGAGGACGAGGTCTTCGCCGCGGCCGCGCGCGACGGCTTCACCTGGAGCGTCCACCGCCCGCACACCATCGTCGGCTACGCGCTCGGCAACGCCATGAACATGGGCGTGACGCTGGCCGTCTACGCCACGCTCTGCCGGGAGACCGGTCGTCCCTTCCGCTTCCCCGGCTCGGCGACGCAATGGAACGGACTCACCGACGTGACCGACGCGCGATTGCTCGCCCGCCACCTCGAATGGGCGGCGCTGACGGAGGCCGCGCACAACGAGGCCTTCAACGTCGTCAACGGCGACGTCTTCCGCTGGCAATGGATGTGGGGCCGGCTCGCCCAATGGTTCGGGCTCACGCCGGCGCCCTTCGACGGCGAGGTCAACCCGCTCGAACACCAGCTGTCGGGCGCGGCGCCGCTCTGGGCGGAGATCGCCCAGTCCCACGGCCTGATCGAGCCCGACCTGAACCGCCTCGTCTCCGCGTGGCACACCGATGCCGATCTCGGCCGTCCGATCGAGGTCGTCACCGACATGAGCAAGAGCCGGCGCCTCGGCTTTCTCGACTACCAGCCCTCCGACGACGCCTTCTTCGCGCTGTTCGAGCGGCTGCGGGCGGCGCGGGTCATCCCGTGA